One Pseudomonadales bacterium genomic window, CCACCGACACAAAATCACGCATTTGCGTCATCGGCATGCCGGCATAGCCACAGGGGTTAATTTGCGCAAATGGGCTGAGATCCATATCAACATTTAAGGCAAGGCCATGGTAGCTGCAGCCTTTCCTCACTCTTAGCCCCAGCGAGGCAATTTTAGCCAGTGATTGCGCAGCCTTAACATAAACCCCTGGGGCACCTGGCTTAAGCTCGGCCGTAATGTCGTACTCTGCCAGCAAGTCTATCAACTGCTGCTCAAGCATAGAAACAAAGGCTTTTACCGAGATATTGTGCCGCTTTAGATCAATCAAGAAATACATCACTAACTGGCCCGGGCCATGGTAAGTGATTTGACCACCGCGATCGCTCTGTACGAGTGGAATGTCCGATTGGTATAGCAGATGTTCCGCTTTACCGGCCTGACCTTGGGTAAACACAGCCTGATGCTCAACTAACCAAATTTGATCGGCGCTATTGCTATCTCGGCTATCGGTATATTCGCGCATCGCCTGCCAGACATCTTGATAGTCTGCCTGCTGCCAATGCTTAACCATCAATATATGCTGACTATTAGGCAACATTTAAATGACCATTTTCACAGCAGGATGCCGTTGTAAATCGCGATGTATTGCCGACAACTGCTGCTCGCCGGTGGCACGAATAATGATGTGAACAGAAACAAAGGTGCCTTTGCGACTGGGCCGCGTCTTCACCTTATCGCGTCTGATTTCGGGGGCATGCTGCTGCATGATGCTAAACACTTGATCAATAAACTGCTCGCTGGCATCGCCTAACACGCGAATAGGATAATCACAGGGGAACTCAATTTTTGGCGCATCGGGCGCAGCTTTCTTAGCCATCGGTTTAGCCATCGATAATATTGCTATTAATTCAGCAATTTAGTAAAAAACAGCACAATCTTTCCCCATAGCTGGGCAAAAAAGCCGCCCGACTCAACAGCCTCAGCAAGCACCGCTGACTCGCGAGCCAATACGGTATCACCTAAAACTAAGGCAATATTGCCAACAGCTTGTTGCGCTTTTAAAGGCGCTTGTAGATACTTTTCAACTTCCAACCTGACTTCTAATTGATCACGCTGCGAACGCGGTAAAGTAACATAGATATCGGCTTTAGCCACAATATTGGCCTCTGGCTGCGCGCCCCCGTATATTTTAGCAGTTGTGAGCTGATCACCTTTTGAATAAGGCTTAAGAGTCTCATAAAAGCGAAAGCCATAGGATAATAATTTTTGCGACTCTTGCGCTCGCGACTCTTGAGAACGCGCACCCATCACCACCGAGATCAGTCGCATATCCGCTTTCTTTGCTGACGCAACCAAGCAATACCCTGCAGCCTTGGTATACCCAGTTTTTAAGCCGTCAACTGAGGGGTCTCGCCATAAAAGCTTATTGCGGTTCGGTTGCTTAATATTATTGTAAGTGAAAGATTTTTCTGCGTAGAGCTTATAAGCCTCGGGAAAGTCTTGAATCACAGCCTGCGCCAATAATGCCATATCGCGCGCGGTGGTTTGGTGCTGAGCCGCCGGCAGACCGTGTGGATTTTCGAAATAGGTGTTTTTCATGCCAAGCAGCTTTGCCTGTTGATTCATTAAATCAACAAAGGCAGCTTCAGAACCAGCCAAATGCTCAGCCAGCGCAACAGTTGCATCATTGCCCGAGGAAATGATCACGCCTTTTAATAGATCGGAGACAGAGACCTGCTTACCGGCCTCCAGCCACATTAGCGAGGAGCCATTAAAAACCGGGTTTTGCGCCCAGGCATTAGGTGAAATAGTGGTGATGTCGTCAGCGGTAATCGTACCGGCGGCTATTTCATGGTCTACTACATAGGCCGTCATCATTTTTGTCAGACTGGCTGGCTCTAATAGCTGATCAGCATTTTTTTCCACCAATACTTTACCGCTATTAGCGTCCATCAAGATATAGGCTTTAGCAGCAATTGCGGGTGGGCTTGGCATTAAAATATCTTGCGCGGCTGCTTTAACGCTCAGCAAAGCGAAAATTGACAACAATAAAAAGCGAGAAGCAAGCGTGGTGAATGGTTTGAGCATAAATAGACTTAAGTATTGATCAGCTGATGACGTTACTGCAGGTAAAACGCAGCATTAAATTGGTTTGCTATGCTAACAAGAATCCCATCAAAGTGCCACGCTGTGACGCTAGTTGATGGGCAGCAATATGGTATCGGTAAAACCTTGTTCTGCGGCTAATTGACGCGCCGATGCGATGTCAGTGCCGTAAATCGGCCCAATTTGCAGTCGATGCAGCTGATCCTCATATTGCACCACACGGGCAGGTAAATCAGTCGACTGCTGCAAGCGATTCAAGCGCTGCTCGGCAGTTTGAAGCTGCGCATAAGCAGCAAGCTGAAGCAGCCATGTCTTTGACGGCGAGCTTATATGTCCAGCACCATGCGCTTGCTTGCCGGTCATGCTGCGTGCAGGCTGACGGAAGCTAGCTGGATCAATAGCTTCAACTAAAACCTTGGCCGTGCCGCTACGAATAAAGTCTAGCTTGGTCGCCGCAGCATAGGATAAATCGATAATTCGGCCAGGATGAAATGGACCTCGATCGTTTACACGAACAATCGCTGTCTTCTGATTCTCAAGATTAGTGACTTTAACATAGGAGGGGATCGGCAGACTTTTATGCGCTGCCGTCATGGCATAAATACTGTAGACCTCACCATTCGAGGTTTTGTGCCCATGAAACTTTAAACCATACCATGAGGCACCACCTTCCTCGCGATAGCCTTTCGCGCTCGGCATAACCGTATAAGTTTTGCCAAGCACCGTATATGGGCTTTTATTCCCGGCCTTTCGAATAGGCTCATCCTTAGGTATCGCATCACTGATGGTATCTGGGTTCAGTAACAATACTGGAT contains:
- the lipB gene encoding lipoyl(octanoyl) transferase LipB, producing the protein MLPNSQHILMVKHWQQADYQDVWQAMREYTDSRDSNSADQIWLVEHQAVFTQGQAGKAEHLLYQSDIPLVQSDRGGQITYHGPGQLVMYFLIDLKRHNISVKAFVSMLEQQLIDLLAEYDITAELKPGAPGVYVKAAQSLAKIASLGLRVRKGCSYHGLALNVDMDLSPFAQINPCGYAGMPMTQMRDFVSVDFQQVQQQALNKFVAALDYQTVEFAD
- a CDS encoding DUF493 domain-containing protein, with translation MAKKAAPDAPKIEFPCDYPIRVLGDASEQFIDQVFSIMQQHAPEIRRDKVKTRPSRKGTFVSVHIIIRATGEQQLSAIHRDLQRHPAVKMVI
- a CDS encoding D-alanyl-D-alanine carboxypeptidase yields the protein MLKPFTTLASRFLLLSIFALLSVKAAAQDILMPSPPAIAAKAYILMDANSGKVLVEKNADQLLEPASLTKMMTAYVVDHEIAAGTITADDITTISPNAWAQNPVFNGSSLMWLEAGKQVSVSDLLKGVIISSGNDATVALAEHLAGSEAAFVDLMNQQAKLLGMKNTYFENPHGLPAAQHQTTARDMALLAQAVIQDFPEAYKLYAEKSFTYNNIKQPNRNKLLWRDPSVDGLKTGYTKAAGYCLVASAKKADMRLISVVMGARSQESRAQESQKLLSYGFRFYETLKPYSKGDQLTTAKIYGGAQPEANIVAKADIYVTLPRSQRDQLEVRLEVEKYLQAPLKAQQAVGNIALVLGDTVLARESAVLAEAVESGGFFAQLWGKIVLFFTKLLN
- a CDS encoding septal ring lytic transglycosylase RlpA family protein produces the protein MQSDSLNGSACLPLQYAVFLFACLLTACGSAPDKKNGNEGRYAVEDDYHPVLLLNPDTISDAIPKDEPIRKAGNKSPYTVLGKTYTVMPSAKGYREEGGASWYGLKFHGHKTSNGEVYSIYAMTAAHKSLPIPSYVKVTNLENQKTAIVRVNDRGPFHPGRIIDLSYAAATKLDFIRSGTAKVLVEAIDPASFRQPARSMTGKQAHGAGHISSPSKTWLLQLAAYAQLQTAEQRLNRLQQSTDLPARVVQYEDQLHRLQIGPIYGTDIASARQLAAEQGFTDTILLPIN